In one Desulfoferula mesophila genomic region, the following are encoded:
- a CDS encoding phosphoglycerate kinase → MELASLDQRLPLVQQASLRDKVVLVRFDHNVVKKGIINDPFRIDRTLGTLFYIVAQGGKPIMMTHVGRPRDKKAGTIKVSADSGVEPIVAYLESKLHVKIEVPSFPAGEQGITAIDTSINHNIRRLREGEIAGIYLPNTRWFAGEEAKGEAREDFALQLAGLADVYVNDAFGSWQPHASTFDVTKHLPSYAGYLLQDEMRHLELVLNPARPFVGVVAGAKYDTKIGPLQALYQQVDRLILGGVIYNTYLCAKYGVKIAGVAEEDIAAARDLVTADAEAGKIIELPYIVESDILGREEGKYRTRALSELKPGMELGYVLDIDPKSFEAPAVALALGQAASIFVNAVMGFTPHFTDGSRALDTTIDANRAAAKLYGGGDTLQEFKDLCPGLYLSVLDNAQYYFFTGGGSVLKAIEQHSAYGLEPVAALMANAANLQGKGLDG, encoded by the coding sequence ATGGAGTTGGCTAGTTTGGATCAGAGGCTGCCCCTGGTGCAGCAGGCCTCGCTGAGGGACAAGGTGGTCTTGGTGCGCTTCGACCACAACGTGGTCAAGAAGGGGATCATCAACGACCCCTTCCGCATCGACCGCACCCTGGGCACCCTGTTCTACATCGTGGCCCAGGGGGGCAAGCCCATCATGATGACCCACGTGGGCCGCCCCCGGGACAAGAAGGCCGGCACGATCAAGGTGAGCGCCGACAGCGGGGTGGAGCCCATCGTGGCCTACCTGGAGAGCAAGCTGCACGTGAAGATCGAGGTGCCCTCCTTCCCGGCCGGGGAACAGGGCATCACGGCCATCGACACCAGCATCAACCACAACATCCGCCGCCTGCGCGAGGGCGAGATCGCGGGCATCTATCTGCCCAACACCCGCTGGTTCGCGGGCGAGGAGGCCAAGGGGGAGGCCCGCGAGGACTTCGCCCTGCAGCTGGCCGGGCTGGCCGACGTGTACGTCAACGACGCCTTCGGCTCCTGGCAGCCCCACGCCTCCACCTTCGACGTGACCAAGCACCTGCCCTCCTACGCGGGCTATCTGTTGCAAGACGAGATGCGCCATCTGGAGCTGGTGCTCAACCCGGCCCGGCCCTTTGTGGGGGTGGTGGCCGGGGCCAAGTACGACACCAAGATCGGCCCCTTGCAGGCCCTGTATCAGCAGGTGGACCGCCTCATCCTGGGCGGGGTGATCTACAATACCTATCTGTGCGCCAAGTACGGGGTGAAGATCGCCGGGGTGGCCGAGGAGGACATCGCCGCGGCCCGGGACCTGGTGACCGCCGACGCCGAGGCGGGCAAGATCATCGAGCTGCCCTACATCGTGGAAAGCGACATCTTGGGCCGCGAGGAGGGCAAGTACCGCACCCGGGCCCTGAGCGAGCTGAAGCCGGGCATGGAGCTGGGCTACGTGTTGGACATCGACCCCAAGAGCTTCGAAGCCCCGGCGGTGGCCTTGGCCCTGGGCCAGGCGGCCAGCATCTTCGTCAACGCGGTGATGGGCTTCACCCCCCACTTCACCGATGGCAGCCGGGCCCTGGACACCACCATCGACGCCAACCGGGCGGCGGCCAAGCTCTACGGCGGCGGCGACACCCTGCAGGAGTTCAAGGACCTGTGCCCCGGCCTGTATCTGTCGGTGCTGGACAACGCGCAATACTACTTCTTCACCGGCGGCGGTTCTGTGCTCAAGGCCATCGAGCAGCATAGCGCCTACGGCCTGGAGCCGGTGGCCGCGCTCATGGCCAACGCCGCGAATCTGCAAGGAAAAGGCCTCGACGGGTAG
- a CDS encoding MBL fold metallo-hydrolase, whose translation MCNYARIRRRLGTGLAMALLLLGVGCLSPKPFDEAAWHKTVTATDPAKLHAPHQDAEGRYFNPWLPQDKSSWDLFRWWLSRSSLGDLNDADFPTPTVANDGAYLRDPAAPASLTWVGHATYVVQWGGQVVITDPFFSQRAAIVSRLVPPAFGPRALPRGVVVLISHNHYDHLDSDSVAALAGREALFLCPLGLGELLREMGAKQVRELDWWQSTEVGGATFTFLPTQHWSRRLGQGYNESLWGSWMLERGGEKIYYGGDSGYFKGFKEIGRRWPDIDLALLGAGAYQPRWFMHYAHMDVPELFQAFADLGARRLVPTQWGVLDLGDGPAAWPAQDINNYVAKHPQWRGRVLLMPVGGRVLLETGR comes from the coding sequence ATGTGCAACTACGCCCGCATACGCCGCCGCCTGGGCACGGGGCTGGCGATGGCCCTGCTCTTGTTGGGGGTGGGGTGCCTGAGCCCCAAGCCCTTTGACGAAGCCGCCTGGCATAAGACCGTGACCGCCACCGATCCGGCCAAACTCCACGCCCCCCACCAGGACGCCGAGGGCCGCTATTTCAATCCCTGGCTGCCCCAAGACAAGTCCAGCTGGGACCTCTTTCGCTGGTGGCTTAGCCGCTCCAGCCTGGGCGACCTGAACGACGCGGACTTTCCCACCCCCACCGTGGCCAACGACGGGGCCTATCTGCGCGACCCGGCGGCCCCGGCCAGCCTGACCTGGGTGGGCCATGCCACCTACGTGGTGCAGTGGGGCGGCCAGGTGGTGATCACCGATCCCTTTTTCTCCCAAAGGGCGGCCATAGTGAGCCGCCTGGTGCCCCCGGCCTTCGGGCCCCGGGCCCTGCCCCGGGGGGTGGTGGTGCTCATCAGCCACAACCACTACGACCACCTGGATTCCGACTCGGTGGCCGCCCTGGCCGGGCGGGAGGCGCTGTTCCTGTGCCCACTGGGCCTGGGGGAGCTGCTCCGGGAGATGGGGGCCAAACAGGTGCGGGAGCTGGACTGGTGGCAGAGCACGGAGGTGGGCGGCGCCACCTTCACCTTCCTGCCCACCCAGCACTGGAGCCGCCGCCTGGGCCAGGGCTACAACGAGAGCCTGTGGGGCTCGTGGATGCTGGAGCGGGGCGGGGAGAAAATCTACTACGGCGGGGACAGCGGCTACTTCAAGGGCTTCAAGGAGATCGGCCGCCGCTGGCCGGACATCGACCTGGCGCTGTTGGGGGCCGGGGCCTACCAGCCGCGCTGGTTCATGCACTACGCCCACATGGACGTGCCCGAGCTGTTCCAAGCCTTCGCCGATCTGGGGGCGCGGCGCCTGGTGCCCACCCAGTGGGGAGTGCTCGATCTGGGCGACGGCCCCGCCGCCTGGCCCGCCCAGGACATAAATAACTACGTGGCCAAGCATCCCCAGTGGCGCGGCCGGGTGCTGCTTATGCCCGTGGGGGGGCGGGTGCTTTTGGAGACGGGGCGCTAA